From Candidatus Vondammii sp. HM_W22, one genomic window encodes:
- the mobC gene encoding plasmid mobilization relaxosome protein MobC produces the protein MGKNNNRSNQYPPPFSMRFTDDERKALNLAAAGRPLAAYIRWLIFKEDMPEMPKKRTRGESASQDHKQLAKLLGALGKSRIASNINQLAKAANSGSLPVSQEIINALNESVAAIKWMRATLIKGMGIKPQSKDKDENNDP, from the coding sequence ATGGGTAAAAATAATAACAGGTCAAACCAATATCCACCGCCATTTTCCATGCGCTTTACCGATGACGAACGCAAAGCGCTTAACCTTGCTGCCGCCGGTCGCCCTTTGGCGGCTTACATAAGGTGGCTGATCTTCAAAGAAGATATGCCCGAAATGCCCAAAAAGCGCACTCGGGGGGAAAGTGCCAGCCAAGATCACAAACAACTCGCCAAACTCTTGGGCGCTTTGGGTAAATCCCGTATTGCCAGCAATATCAACCAGCTTGCCAAAGCCGCCAATTCCGGCTCTTTACCGGTATCCCAAGAAATCATCAATGCCCTGAACGAATCCGTAGCCGCAATTAAGTGGATGAGAGCCACCCTTATAAAAGGAATGGGGATCAAACCTCAAAGCAAAGATAAGGATGAAAATAATGATCCTTAA
- a CDS encoding hemolysin family protein, with the protein MSLLNEILLMIFFLLLKGFFSGSEIAMVNSDKLKLRHQAKLGNRGAALVLKLFKTPDVILGTTLVGTNIATVTISTLGALIFIDLFGSAGDLLSIIVLTPVLLILGEVVPKSVFQQKADTIAGRLIYALRFFSYLFYPLIFIFSRVARLATRIFGGGAAPQNMFITREELRVLLDVSESASNPPTIDRKRIRRIIRFADTTVGEAMIPLADVVGFNEVRNMKEAIRIVIKHGYNRLPVYRGNITNVSGVLTLDTWDLMDPDLESHATLDYVRPALYLSPKQTIDRALPQLQAREDHMAVVVDEFGSAIGILTMEDVFEEVVGEIDVGYDFDEYQPKQRLYIEHENETSHLMSGRMPISEINDILYAKFPVEEAHTVGGLIVSRLRHIPAEGDMIEEQGYRLTVMEADARSVVKVRLEQM; encoded by the coding sequence ATGAGCCTGTTAAATGAAATTCTGTTGATGATCTTCTTTCTGCTGCTGAAGGGTTTCTTCTCCGGATCCGAAATAGCAATGGTGAATTCGGATAAGCTCAAGCTGAGGCATCAGGCCAAGCTGGGTAACCGTGGTGCGGCACTTGTACTTAAGCTGTTTAAAACACCGGATGTGATATTGGGCACTACCCTGGTGGGTACCAATATTGCGACGGTCACAATATCGACTCTCGGTGCGCTGATTTTTATTGACCTGTTTGGTTCGGCGGGTGACCTTCTATCGATTATTGTTCTTACACCTGTTCTGCTGATCCTGGGTGAAGTGGTGCCCAAGAGTGTATTCCAGCAGAAGGCTGATACCATCGCCGGCCGTTTGATCTATGCACTGCGCTTTTTCTCTTACCTTTTTTATCCCCTAATTTTTATCTTCAGCCGTGTCGCACGTCTTGCCACCCGTATTTTTGGTGGTGGGGCGGCACCACAGAATATGTTTATCACTCGTGAAGAGCTTCGGGTGCTGTTGGATGTCTCTGAATCAGCATCAAATCCACCCACCATCGATCGCAAGCGAATAAGACGGATTATCCGGTTTGCCGATACCACGGTGGGAGAGGCGATGATTCCGCTTGCCGATGTGGTTGGATTCAACGAAGTGCGGAATATGAAGGAGGCTATTCGTATCGTGATCAAACATGGATACAACCGCCTGCCTGTCTATCGCGGAAATATCACCAATGTGAGCGGTGTGCTGACGCTGGATACCTGGGATCTGATGGATCCGGATCTGGAGAGCCATGCCACCTTGGATTATGTGCGCCCTGCGCTCTATCTCTCTCCCAAACAGACTATTGATCGGGCGCTTCCACAATTGCAGGCTCGGGAAGACCATATGGCTGTAGTAGTGGATGAGTTTGGATCAGCCATAGGCATTCTTACTATGGAGGATGTTTTTGAAGAGGTGGTTGGTGAGATCGATGTCGGATATGATTTCGACGAATACCAGCCGAAACAACGCCTTTATATCGAGCATGAAAATGAGACCTCTCATCTTATGAGCGGACGCATGCCGATATCTGAGATCAATGACATTCTATATGCCAAGTTTCCCGTCGAGGAAGCGCATACGGTCGGTGGCTTGATTGTTAGCCGATTGCGCCATATTCCAGCGGAAGGCGATATGATCGAGGAGCAGGGTTACCGTTTGACTGTTATGGAAGCGGATGCCCGTTCGGTGGTAAAGGTGAGGCTGGAGCAGATGTAA
- a CDS encoding hemolysin family protein, which translates to MGELKALYDSIAFTPDQWELALRCLFQILLLLSSAVFSGSETALFSISRIDLQKLRQSRDKHSESIHAMLDEPRRLIISILCGNELVNIASAVNMAGILLLIFGEQDISWINIIIMVPLLLLIGEVTPKTIAVSFPVKFTTRITARILPRWIIFITPLREVVRLLSDRITTLVVGDEVDRENILQPDELRILLEEGEETGVIDATERVLIDNLLEASETDISRIMTPGPRILFLDAVLPVTELIEKFRSYCHPRIPVYEGHWDNVIGFIHSEDILKIVRGGGDLTDVTLDMILKPAHFVPPTKKVDEMFDYFQAHNTRVAIILGEYGEVLGIVTMKDVLKFIFGEITGKMVGQEYYQEEDENSYTVPGDMRLTDFYNLTNFDIEDPVMTTIGGVAFRLFDRLPKIGDSIIHEGYEFITRDVTGLRISKLLVRKLSNSSEEAQETEEEEVSEALDQNGNSDKHLQVMDIQEEPPSLESSQSEVTSKKQEGHDEPVK; encoded by the coding sequence ATGGGTGAGCTGAAAGCACTTTATGATTCTATTGCTTTCACTCCCGACCAGTGGGAGCTGGCTCTTCGCTGCCTGTTTCAGATCCTGCTGTTGCTCTCATCGGCTGTTTTCTCAGGCTCCGAAACGGCGCTTTTCTCAATCAGCCGAATCGACCTGCAAAAGCTCAGGCAGTCACGGGACAAACATTCAGAAAGCATTCATGCCATGCTGGATGAGCCCCGCCGTCTTATCATTTCGATCCTCTGTGGTAACGAACTGGTCAATATCGCTTCCGCCGTCAACATGGCCGGAATCCTGCTTCTTATTTTTGGCGAGCAGGATATTAGCTGGATCAATATTATCATTATGGTACCCCTGTTGCTGCTTATCGGCGAAGTGACACCAAAGACTATCGCCGTCAGCTTTCCCGTTAAGTTCACTACGCGTATTACGGCACGGATACTTCCCCGCTGGATTATCTTTATCACCCCCCTGCGAGAAGTGGTGCGACTGCTTTCCGATCGAATCACCACACTGGTGGTTGGTGATGAAGTGGACCGGGAGAATATTCTGCAGCCGGATGAACTGCGTATACTGCTGGAGGAGGGTGAAGAGACGGGGGTTATCGATGCGACAGAACGTGTTCTGATCGACAATCTTCTTGAGGCATCGGAGACCGATATATCCCGCATTATGACACCAGGCCCTCGTATTCTCTTTCTTGATGCGGTCCTTCCCGTGACAGAACTGATAGAGAAGTTCAGGAGCTACTGCCATCCCCGAATCCCCGTCTATGAGGGACATTGGGATAATGTGATCGGTTTCATCCATTCGGAGGATATCCTGAAGATTGTCCGTGGCGGTGGGGATCTTACCGATGTCACGCTGGATATGATTCTGAAGCCTGCCCATTTCGTTCCGCCGACAAAGAAGGTGGATGAGATGTTTGACTATTTCCAGGCACACAATACCCGCGTTGCCATCATATTGGGCGAGTATGGCGAGGTGCTCGGTATTGTTACCATGAAAGATGTTCTGAAATTTATCTTCGGTGAAATCACCGGGAAAATGGTAGGGCAGGAGTACTATCAGGAAGAGGATGAAAATAGCTACACCGTGCCCGGTGATATGCGCCTGACGGATTTTTACAATCTGACCAATTTTGATATTGAAGATCCGGTGATGACGACGATTGGCGGTGTTGCCTTCAGGCTGTTTGACCGGTTGCCGAAAATAGGCGACTCCATCATCCATGAAGGTTATGAGTTTATCACCAGAGACGTGACAGGATTGCGCATCAGCAAGCTCCTGGTGCGTAAGCTATCGAACAGTTCAGAAGAGGCCCAGGAAACTGAAGAAGAGGAGGTTAGCGAAGCGTTGGATCAGAATGGAAACAGCGACAAGCATCTTCAGGTGATGGATATTCAGGAGGAGCCGCCGTCTCTGGAGAGTAGCCAGTCAGAAGTGACGAGCAAAAAACAGGAGGGCCATGATGAGCCTGTTAAATGA